A window of the Phaseolus vulgaris cultivar G19833 chromosome 5, P. vulgaris v2.0, whole genome shotgun sequence genome harbors these coding sequences:
- the LOC137833907 gene encoding protein PAT1 homolog, whose amino-acid sequence MGLRASYSTSEWSQREDSVNWFDQNPYDGEGSTDGKRWSSQPHSSLAHLQDSKPLYRTSSYPEQQRQEQHYHLQHCSSEPVPNWLDQHIYDTETAHDHDGKRWSSQPHSSIPHLPDSKPLYRTSSYPDKQQELPRFSSEPILVPKSSFTSYPPPGGLSQMASPSHSTGHLNIPYHTGAAQMALSSQNRSHFSNSALQSGALNLGSHFGGNTRQFPTGSHLNQRLQNQLVNQAGFYPGDHSNLLNNMLQQQLHLHNGSVSPHLMTQLQQQHRLHHPVQRSAGYLSGYQSHLFNPHLSSGSSVISKYEHVLGLADGRDHRPKSTHKGKHSLRYSQHGSDASQKSDSASFQFRSKYMTSDEIERILRMQHVVTHSNDPYVDDYYHQACLAKKPLAKLKHPFCLTQIREIVHHCLLVRNM is encoded by the exons ATGGGGTTACGTGCATCCT ATTCTACATCTGAATGGTCACAAAGAGAAGATAGTGTTAACTGGTTTGATCAGAATCCTTATGATGGTGAAGGTTCTACAGATGGCAAAAGATGGTCATCACAGCCCCATTCTTCCCTAGCCCATTTGCAGGATTCAAAGCCCTTGTACAGAACATCTTCATATCCCGAGCAGCAAAGGCAAGAACAACACTACCACCTCCAACATTGCTCTAGTGAACCAGTTCCTAACTGGCTTGATCAGCACATTTATGATACAGAAACTGCTCATGATCATGATGGTAAACGATGGTCATCACAGCCGCATTCCTCCATTCCACATTTACCAGACTCAAAGCCTTTGTACAGAACATCTTCATATCCTGACAAGCAACAGGAGCTTCCTCGTTTTTCTAGTGAACCAATTTTGGTACCAAAGTCTTCTTTTACTTCTTATCCTCCCCCTGGTGGTCTATCCCAGATGGCTTCTCCCAGCCATAGTACAGGACACTTGAACATTCCTTATCATACTGGAGCAGCTCAGATGGCGTTGTCATCTCAAAATCGTTCTCATTTCTCCAATTCTGCACTACAGTCAGGTGCTTTAAATCTTGGGTCACATTTTGGCGGAAACACACGCCAATTTCCTACTGGTTCCCATCTTAATCAGCGATTACAGAATCAATTGGTTAACCAGGCAGGGTTTTATCCTGGAGATCATTCAAATCTCCTTAATAATATGTTACAACAACAATTGCACCTTCATAACGGATCAGTATCTCCTCACTTAATGACTCAATTACAACAGCAGCATAGATTGCACCATCCTGTTCAGCGTTCTGCAGGCTACTTATCAGGCTACCAGTCTCATCTATTCAATCCCCACCTTTCCTCTGGCTCATCTGTAATTAGCAAATATGAACATGTGCTTGGTCTTGCTGATGGTAGAGATCATAGACCAAAATCAACTCATAAAGGTAAACACAGTCTTCGTTATTCCCAACATGGTTCTGATGCCAGCCAAAAGAGTGATAGTGCTTCTTTTCAGTTCCGGTCCAAGTACATGACAAGTGATGAAATTGAAAGAATTCTTAGAATGCAGCATGTTGTGACTCATAGTAATGACCCATACGTAGATGACTACTACCACCAAGCTTGTCTGGCAAAAAAACCTTTGGCCAAGTTAAAACATCCATTTTGCCTAACCCAGATAAGGGAAATTGTTCACCATTGTTTGTTGGTAAGGAATATGTAG
- the LOC137833908 gene encoding protein MAIN-LIKE 1-like, whose amino-acid sequence MVRTRGGGNSNLDRVRPTASIRRKRGGSSTSIPNEEFEDYIEQEEVEVDDEGYPGGPLDKSLLVNYEHHVAKQLWDGLDRGELKVVSHGRKINKLGAPHERIEAAVELSGLGGLLHASYENLDRGLLCAFVERWHAETNSFHLPVGEMTITLDDVSNLLHLPIVGQFYTQETLDSDSAIDLLVEALRVDHALASEETRHCRGAHVRLSWLREVYQDACSRRQWTVAARAYLLHLVGCTIFADKSATSVSVFYLGFFVDLRLTGGYSWAAAALTHMYEQLGDCSYANTKQLAGYATLLQGWIYEHFPSIGMRRMQALYSEEQPRCRLYDAGKGTSIVVVRSQLDTLTPASIRFCPYNEHREERPFEWISLFCGYLRLGNWTQLHMPERVLRQYGYTQIIPRNPSVIGHGHPDTNEMDRRWLHFNDYVIHDYAIARHPDACVQEYMGWFRSVSHPYVINTDEDDRPVPVPSDARHHEAVPSHHEESHPALGICRRITETLQPLLDHGDVVEGSPVWEGIQAAIMLARGATDERAVYVRRHARRND is encoded by the exons ATGGTGCGGACTAGAGGTGGAGGAAATTCTAATTTGGATCGTGTGCGTCCAACTGCATCGATTAGAAGAAAACGGGGTGGGTCTAGTACTTCAATTCCAAATGAAGAGTTTGAAGATTATATTGAACAAGAAGAAGTTGAAGTTGATGATGAAGGCTATCCAGGAGGGCCATTGGATAAGTCCTTACTTGTTAATTATGAACATCACGTAGCCAAACAGTTGTGGGATGGTTTG GATCGTGGTGAGCTGAAGGTCGTTTCACATGGGAGGAAGATAAATAAGTTAGGAGCACCTCATGAGCGCATAGAAGCTGCTGTAGAATTGTCTGGCTTAGGTGGTCTGCTTCATGCTAGTTATGAGAATCTAGACCGAGGACTGCTGTGTGCTTTTGTAGAGAGGTGGCATGCAGAGACAAACAGTTTTCATTTACCGGTTGGGGAGATGACCATCACTCTTGATGATGTGTCAAATTTGTTACATTTACCCATTGTCGGTCAGTTTTACACACAGGAAACCTTAGATTCTGATTCGGCGATTGATTTATTGGTAGAAGCCCTCCGTGTTGACCATGCACTTGCATCTGAAGAAACAAGACACTGTCGGGGAGCTCATGTGCGCCTTAGCTGGTTAAGAGAAGTGTATCAAGATGCATGCTCAAGGAGGCAGTGGACTGTGGCTGCCAGAGCATACTTACTTCACCTTGTCGGTTGCACTATTTTTGCGGACAAGAGTGCTACATCAGTAAGTGTGTTTTATCTTGGATTTTTTGTTGATTTGAGGCTTACCGGGGGATATTCTTGGGCAGCAGCTGCCCTAACTCACATGTATGAACAGCTAGGAGATTGTAGTTATGCAAACACAAAGCAACTAGCTGGTTATGCAACATTGTTGCAGGGGTGGATTTATGAGCATTTCCCGTCTATAGGGATGAGACGTATGCAAGCATTGTATTCTGAAGAGCAACCTCGGTGCAGGCTGTATGATGCTGGAAAAGGTACTTCAATTGTTGTTGTACGATCACAGTTGGATACATTGACACCAGCTTCCATTCGGTTTTGTCCATACAACGAGCACAGGGAAGAACGTCCATTCGAGTGGATTTCCTTATTTTGTGGTTATTTGAGGCTTGGAAATTGGACACAGCTGCACATGCCAGAACGTGTTCTGCGTCAGTATGGCTATACACAGATCATCCCTCGCAACCCATCTGTAATTGGACATGGTCATCCGGATACAAATGAAATGGACCGTCGATGGTTACATTTCAATGATTATGTCATACATGACTATGCCATAGCACGTCATCCTGACGCTTGCGTTCAAGAGTACATGGGTTGGTTTAGATCTGTATCACATCCATATGTGATTAATACAGATGAGGATGACCGTCCTGTACCGGTACCCTCAGATGCACGTCATCACGAAGCAGTGCCAAGTCATCATGAGGAGTCACATCCTGCTCTG GGTATTTGTCGTAGAATTACAGAGACATTGCAGCCATTACTTGATCATGGCGATGTCGTGGAGGGCAGCCCTGTTTGGGAAGGCATACAAGCAGCCATTATGTTAGCACGAGGAGCGACTGATGAAAGAGCTGTTTATGTCAGGAGACATGCACGTAGGAATGATTGA
- the LOC137833909 gene encoding uncharacterized protein, producing MGDLCFCWDSINKMIILQHNAIKDSFQKSLHVVGHRFKVTAYKKLLGFVSKYALNLISEELDRVKSVGFDKSRCGCSLTCTHGLPCACQLASFGVGSILLKSVHVMWTRLSFEDIATEQSSSELSIDKEFEVIAKRFKELDVAGKVNIKSKLQDIAFPEKTSIYAPDHKVKTKGVVKMSRPTKFMRSTKRIPSYFEHVDFLHSQYDSCASKKSNEESLPEIVPAKCIPFLDQFPVGYHPYIVDVVDVRADGHCGYRAVAAQLGMGEESWAVVRMNLLKELSEWRQEYVQLFGGDDRYEYLKKSLLVEHMSMAGTDKWMTIPDMGYVIANRYNVILVSLSMLQSLSIFPLRTQAPSNFRQHRIIAIGHVHGNHFVQVKLKDGCPIPPTDILWASHRYPTAQTWSTYYTSRIQVYTQLMSIRRYL from the exons ATGGGGGATTTATGTTTCTGCTGGGATTCCATCAATAAGATGATTATTTTACAACATAATGCAATCAAAGATTCATTCCAAAAGAGTTTGCATGTGGTTGGACATCGGTTCAAGGTTACAGCTTACAAAAAATTGTTAGGTTTTGTGTCTAAATATGCTTTGAACCTTATTTCAGAAGAACTTGATAGGGTTAAATCAGTGGGGTTTGATAAAAGTAGGTGTGGATGTAGTCTTACATGTACTCATGGTCTTCCTTGTGCGTGTCAATTGGCTTCATTTGGTGTTGGTAGCATACTACTTAAATCAGTACATGTGATGTGGACTCGTTTAAGTTTTGAAGACATTGCTACTGAACAATCTTCATCTGAGTTGTCAATTGATAAAGAGTTTGAGGTCATCGCGAAGCGGTTTAAAGAGTTGGATGTTGCAGGTAAGGTTAACATCAAGAGTAAATTGCAGGATATTGCCTTTCCAGAGAAAACATCTATTTACGCACCAGATCATAAGGTGAAAACAAAAGGTGTTGTAAAGATGTCTCGTCCTACCAAATTCATGAGATCAACTAAGCGAATCCCTTCTTATTTTGAACATGTGGATTTCTTACACTCACAATATGATAGTTGTGCAAGCAAAAAATCTAATGAAGAAAGCTTACCAGAAATTGTACCAGCAAAATGTATTCCTTTCCTTGATCAGTTCCCTGTAGGGTATCATCCATATATTGTTGATGTTGTTGACGTTAGGGCTGATGGCCATTGTGGCTACCGTGCTGTTGCTGCCCAATTGGGAATGGGAGAGGAGTCATGGGCTGTTGTTCGAatgaatttgttaaaagaacTAAGTGAATGGAGACAAGAATATGTTCAACTCTTTGGTGGTGATGATAGATATGAATACTTGAAGAAGTCACTTCTAGTGGAACACATGTCTATG GCAGGAACAGATAAGTGGATGACAATTCCAGACATGGGATATGTTATTGCAAATCGGTATAATGTCATTCTTGTTTCTTTGTCCATGTTACAATCATTGAGTATTTTTCCTTTAAGAACCCAAGCACCAAGTAACTTCCGTCAACACCGAATCATTGCAATTGGACATGTCCACGGAAATCATTTTGTCCAG GTCAAGCTCAAAGATGGTTGTCCAATTCCACCTACGGATATATTGTGGGCATCACATCGTTATCCGACGGCCCAAACTTGGTCAACATACTACACTAGCCGGATACAAGTTTATACCCAACTAATGTCCATTAGACGATATTTGTAA
- the LOC137833910 gene encoding protein FAR1-RELATED SEQUENCE 5-like, protein MDTTESYMGVLGEIDVWDGLDDVDLEQSTSYNALDNEHRAHECSEAFSTNEVFRDRDELLDWARSVGYSYGFVIVILRSDTWTGQRGRMTYVLLGCERGGKYRRYKKEVDVSQTGSRKCECPFRLRGKPVKGGQGWKVELICGSHNHDLAETMVGHPYAGRLSIEEKVMVEDMSKTAVKPRNILLTMKERNEKNVTTIKQVYNAITVYRRSQRGHRTEMQQLMLLLERDRYVHWCRCDEVSNIVQDIFWTHPDSVKLVNSFNIVILMDSTYKTNKYRMPLLEVVGITSTGLTFSVAFCLLAAEKENNFFWALDRLKGLFLRVDSCPRVVVCDRDVALMNAIRMVFPEAYNLLCRFHIDKNVKAKCKMLVHPREAWDQVMEVWGSVVDCDIVEAFEDRVNAL, encoded by the exons ATGGATACAACAGAGTCATACATGGGAGTTTTAGGGGAGATTGATGTGTGGGATGGATTAGATGATGTTGATCTGGAGCAGTCAACAAGTTATAACGCATTAGATAATGAACACAGGGCACATGAATGTAGTGAGGCATTTTCTACAAATGAG GTATTTCGTGATCGAGATGAGCTGTTAGATTGGGCGAGAAGTGTTGGCTATAGTTATGGGTTTGTCATTGTTATATTAAGGTCAGATACATGGACGGGCCAACGAGGAAGGATGACCTATGTATTGTTAGGTTGTGAGAGAGGAGGTAAATACAGACGGTATAAAAAAGAAGTAGATGTCAGTCAAACTGGAAGTAGGAAGTGTGAGTGTCCTTTCAGATTGCGAGGCAAACCAGTCAAAGGTGGTCAAGGGTGGAAGGTTGAATTAATTTGTGGTTCTCACAATCATGACTTGGCAGAGACAATGGTGGGTCATCCCTATGCTGGAAGGTTAAGTATAGAGGAAAAGGTTATGGTTGAGGATATGAGTAAAACTGCGGTGAAGCcaagaaatattttactaaccatgaaagagagaaatgagaagaatgTGACAACGATTAAGCAGGTTTATAATGCAATCACTGTTTACCGAAGATCACAACGAGGTCACAGAACAGAAATGCAACAACTGATGTTGTTACTAGAGCGAGACAGGTACGTGCATTGGTGTAGGTGCGATGAGGTCTCTAATATTGTGCAAGATATATTTTGGACACACCCAGATTCAGTAAAATTGGTGAACTCATTTAACATTGTCATATTAATGGATAGTACGTACAAGACGAACAAGTATAGGATGCCGTTGCTTGAGGTTGTTGGGATTACGTCTACAGGTTTGACTTTCTCCGTTGCATTTTGTTTACTAGCagcagaaaaggaaaataattttttttgggcCCTTGACAGACTTAAAGGGTTGTTTTTAAGAGTTGATTCATGCCCTAGGGTGGTGGTATGTGATAGAGATGTTGCCTTAATGAATGCAATTAGAATGGTGTTTCCTGAAGCTTATAATTTGCTATGTCGGtttcacattgataaaaatgtgaaagcaaaatgtaaaatgttggtGCATCCAAGAGAGGCATGGGATCAAGTAATGGAAGTGTGGGGATCTGTTGTGGATTGTGATATTGTTGAGGCCTTTGAAGATCGTGTCAATGCTCTTTGA